From a single Brassica oleracea var. oleracea cultivar TO1000 chromosome C5, BOL, whole genome shotgun sequence genomic region:
- the LOC106343133 gene encoding protein psi1-like, with the protein MATHGAAQPSTKKRSFLLRDFFKLFRAISRVLPREKSNHIHKASKHERKLRTKSKDHEEQIFNVSDDPNAFRFQESKPVANKVEGANFCKVRSYRFDNSASFVGRRKPSSLSRSCSQNTATTNPNLTMRSLSFIGRSNSSSNKTDPNGFMPTLMRSTTTVPRSLANPILYSSSSAKVAKPQATEKKLSCTLEELCNGCTKKIKIKRDVITTSGQLSEEEETVEIKVKPGWKGGTKVTFEGKGNEAMGSVPADLTFVIIEKEHGVFKREGDDLEMVVEVSLLEALTGFEFCVALPDGDNMSLKIKDVIHPGYVTVVQGKGMPNPKEGGKKRGDLRVWFRTKFPQQLTDDQRAEIQSILQEDSS; encoded by the exons ATGGCAACTCATGGGGCGGCTCAGCCTTCGACAAAGAAACGAAGCTTTCTCCTCCGTGATTTCTTTAAACTTTTCCGAGCAATCTCAAGAGTTTTGCCTCGTGAAAAGTCTAACCATATCCATAAGGCCAGTAAACACGAACGAAAGCTCCGCACCAAATCCAAAGATCACGAAGAACAGATTTTCAACGTCTCTGATGATCCTAACGCGTTCCGTTTCCAG GAATCAAAGCCGGTGGCTAACAAGGTGGAAGGTGCAAATTTTTGCAAGGTTCGTAGCTATAGATTCGACAACAGCGCGAGTTTCGTGGGGAGAAGGAAGCCGTCATCTCTTTCAAGAAGTTGTAGCCAGAACACGGCCACGACGAATCCGAATCTTACGATGCGGAGTTTGTCTTTTATAGGGAGGAGCAACAGCAGCAGCAACAAGACGGATCCAAATGGATTTATGCCGACACTTATGAGATCGACGACCACGGTTCCAAGGAGCTTAGCAAACCCAATCTTATACTCGAGCTCGTCCGCGAAAGTGGCTAAACCTCAAGCAACGGAGAAGAAACTAAGCTGCACGCTCGAGGAGCTATGCAACGGATGCACTAAGAAGATTAAGATCAAGAGAGATGTGATTACAACCTCAGG GCAACTGAGCGAGGAGGAAGAGACGGTGGAAATAAAAGTGAAACCAGGATGGAAAGGAGGAACCAAAGTAACATTTGAAGGAAAAGGAAACGAAGCAATGGGGAGTGTACCGGCTGATTTGACATTCGTGATAATCGAGAAAGAGCATGGGGTGTTTAAAAGAGAAGGAGATGACCTTGAAATGGTGGTGGAAGTCTCTCTACTCGAAGCTTTAACGGGATTCGAGTTCTGTGTTGCCTTACCTGATGGTGACAACATGAGTTTGAAGATAAAAGATGTTATTCACCCTGGATATGTCACAGTGGTTCAAGGAAAAGGTATGCCAAATCCAAAGGAGGGAGGGAAGAAGAGAGGAGATTTGAGAGTTTGGTTTCGGACTAAGTTCCCACAACAACTTACAGATGATCAAAGGGCAGAGATTCAGAGCATTCTTCAAGAAGACTCTTCTTGA